One window of Phycisphaeraceae bacterium genomic DNA carries:
- a CDS encoding aminotransferase class I/II-fold pyridoxal phosphate-dependent enzyme: MSRRIQNQESETFETRSAAAHRAEPSRTCEKTFALPAHAGIDTVALRGGRKPDPSTGAILTPIFQSTTYAQEAVGVHKGHTYSRASNPTVSALEEALGALENTPPAVCFSTGLAAITTLFLSLLKSGDHAVVSDVVYGGTVRLLNLVLEPLGVAASFVDTSDSRAVEAAITPRTKLVFVETPANPTLKLADVEAIARIAKERGIPLAVDNTFLTPVLFRPLDRGADIAVYSTTKYIEGHNATVGGSISTRDSALLDRLRLFRKSLGTIQAPFDAWLTLKGLKTLPLRIRQHSRSALEVARYLLSHPKVTRVFYPGLSEFPQHELALRQIRSQHGAKRTTKNADSEVFFGGIVAFEVASGEGGSVDSGVTVMNNVQLCTLAENLGSAETLITHPASMTHGDVPREQRERTGITDGLIRLSVGLEDPADIIADLEQALDQVVIQSTTTRTTTTTVTTRGRARQLA; the protein is encoded by the coding sequence ATGTCACGTCGCATCCAGAACCAAGAGTCCGAAACGTTCGAAACACGCTCCGCCGCGGCACACCGCGCCGAGCCCAGTCGAACATGCGAAAAGACTTTCGCGCTTCCCGCCCATGCCGGAATCGACACGGTGGCGCTGCGGGGAGGACGGAAGCCCGATCCGAGCACGGGCGCGATACTGACCCCGATTTTTCAATCGACGACGTACGCGCAAGAAGCGGTCGGCGTGCACAAGGGGCACACGTATTCGCGGGCGAGCAACCCGACGGTTTCGGCGCTCGAAGAAGCGCTCGGTGCGCTGGAAAATACGCCGCCCGCGGTCTGTTTTTCGACCGGACTTGCCGCGATCACGACGCTGTTTCTTTCGCTGCTGAAGTCGGGCGATCATGCAGTGGTCTCAGACGTTGTGTACGGCGGCACGGTTCGATTGCTGAACCTGGTGCTTGAGCCGCTGGGTGTGGCGGCTTCCTTTGTTGATACTTCCGATTCGCGAGCGGTCGAGGCCGCGATCACGCCGCGCACGAAGCTTGTCTTTGTCGAGACGCCCGCGAACCCAACGCTGAAACTCGCGGATGTCGAAGCGATCGCGCGGATCGCGAAAGAGCGCGGCATCCCGCTCGCTGTCGATAACACGTTTCTGACGCCGGTGCTTTTCCGGCCGCTCGACCGGGGCGCGGACATCGCGGTGTATTCAACAACCAAGTACATCGAAGGCCACAATGCAACCGTGGGGGGCTCGATCTCGACGCGCGATTCGGCGCTGCTCGATCGGCTGCGGCTCTTTCGCAAGTCGCTCGGAACGATCCAGGCGCCGTTCGATGCGTGGCTCACGCTCAAGGGCCTGAAGACCTTGCCGCTGCGGATTCGCCAGCACTCCCGCAGCGCGTTGGAAGTCGCTCGTTACCTCCTGAGTCACCCAAAGGTTACACGGGTGTTCTACCCCGGGTTATCGGAGTTTCCGCAGCACGAGCTGGCCCTGCGACAGATCCGATCGCAACACGGAGCGAAGAGAACGACGAAAAACGCCGATTCCGAAGTGTTCTTCGGGGGAATCGTTGCGTTTGAGGTTGCGTCCGGTGAGGGCGGCAGTGTAGATTCTGGTGTGACCGTGATGAACAACGTCCAACTCTGCACTCTCGCGGAGAACCTCGGCTCGGCCGAGACGTTGATCACTCACCCCGCATCGATGACGCACGGGGATGTGCCGCGCGAGCAGCGTGAGCGCACCGGCATCACCGACGGACTGATTCGTCTCTCGGTCGGCCTCGAAGATCCGGCGGACATCATCGCCGATCTCGAGCAGGCGCTCGATCAAGTCGTGATTCAGAGCACGACGACGCGCACCACGACGACGACGGTCACGACGCGCGGTCGCGCGCGTCAACTTGCCTGA
- a CDS encoding homoserine dehydrogenase: MSAQPNAQPAHNDDVVVLKFGSSVLPNEESLSLAIHEVYRYLRRGQKVIAVVSAMGPTTDKLLVHAKTFGDSCDAGGIAALAATGEAQTQALLTLALDRAGIPANAIDPGALGLKTSGPLLDAKPESLNVDAIRAALDDRPVLVVPGFIGRDALGRTSLLGRGGSDFSALFIAAGLGCDCVLVKDVDGLYDRDPAEHASTARRYRKVSYEDVLSLVEGVAQHKAVRFARDHHLSIGIGGIGHPVGTVIGPEPSQFAKGIGTPKPVRVALLGLGTVGLGVYRHLAQLPKLFEVVSVGVRTLSKHASSGVPSPLLTSDLNAVLASQADVVVESIGGLHPARELILQALGAGKHVVTANKAVIAAFGAELHERARKHGVSLRYSASVGGGVPVIEAIRRARESGEVAELRGVLNGTTNFILGRLENGVSFDEAVREAQAAGFAEADPSADLDGLDVANKLAVLAAVGFGVSLPVEKIERTGIRSINAEAVAAARAQGNAIRLVATLRNEGSGVVRALVRPEEVPLSGCFAQLRNEQNAAIVRLADERQIVVNGRGAGRWPTAESVFADLLEIAGERFDPEDVHDRVRTHARAHGVAARFAQGPQREAAPALGGAPLPAPRPGVNR, from the coding sequence ATGTCCGCCCAGCCCAATGCCCAGCCCGCTCACAACGACGACGTCGTCGTTCTGAAGTTTGGAAGTTCCGTTCTGCCGAACGAAGAGTCGCTTTCACTCGCGATCCACGAGGTGTATCGCTATCTCCGCCGCGGCCAGAAAGTGATCGCGGTTGTTTCCGCGATGGGCCCGACGACGGACAAGTTGCTCGTGCACGCGAAGACGTTCGGCGATTCGTGCGATGCCGGCGGCATCGCGGCACTCGCCGCGACGGGCGAAGCGCAGACGCAGGCGCTGTTGACTCTCGCGCTCGATCGCGCGGGTATTCCGGCGAACGCGATCGATCCGGGCGCGCTCGGGCTCAAGACCAGCGGGCCGCTGCTCGATGCCAAGCCGGAAAGCCTGAACGTCGATGCGATCCGCGCGGCACTCGACGATCGACCGGTGCTCGTTGTGCCGGGTTTCATCGGGCGCGATGCGCTCGGTCGCACTTCGCTGCTGGGTCGAGGCGGCTCGGATTTCTCGGCGCTGTTCATCGCTGCCGGTCTCGGTTGCGATTGTGTGCTCGTGAAGGATGTCGATGGTCTTTACGACCGCGATCCTGCCGAGCACGCGTCCACCGCGCGCAGGTATCGGAAAGTGTCATACGAAGACGTGCTCTCGCTGGTTGAAGGCGTTGCCCAGCACAAGGCCGTTCGGTTCGCACGCGATCACCACCTCTCGATCGGAATCGGCGGCATCGGCCACCCGGTCGGCACCGTCATCGGGCCCGAACCGTCACAATTCGCGAAGGGCATCGGAACTCCCAAGCCGGTGCGGGTTGCGCTGCTCGGGCTCGGCACCGTTGGACTCGGCGTTTACCGCCATCTCGCGCAATTGCCCAAGCTGTTCGAAGTCGTGTCGGTCGGCGTGCGCACGCTGAGCAAGCACGCATCGAGCGGCGTGCCATCGCCGCTGTTGACGAGCGATCTCAACGCCGTGCTCGCATCACAAGCCGACGTCGTCGTCGAATCGATCGGCGGATTGCATCCCGCGCGCGAGCTCATCCTCCAGGCGCTCGGCGCAGGCAAGCACGTTGTCACCGCGAACAAGGCCGTCATCGCCGCGTTCGGCGCCGAGCTGCACGAGCGTGCGCGAAAGCACGGAGTGTCGCTCCGGTACAGCGCGAGCGTCGGCGGGGGAGTGCCCGTGATCGAAGCGATCCGTCGCGCCCGCGAATCGGGCGAGGTCGCCGAGCTTCGCGGCGTGCTGAACGGAACCACTAATTTCATCCTCGGCCGGCTTGAGAACGGCGTTTCCTTTGACGAAGCGGTTCGCGAGGCGCAGGCCGCGGGATTTGCAGAAGCCGATCCATCCGCAGATCTCGATGGCCTTGACGTCGCGAACAAACTCGCGGTTCTTGCCGCGGTTGGGTTCGGTGTCTCGTTGCCGGTCGAGAAGATCGAACGCACCGGCATTCGATCGATCAACGCGGAAGCGGTCGCGGCCGCGCGGGCCCAGGGGAATGCCATCCGCCTGGTCGCAACTCTTCGGAACGAAGGTTCGGGCGTCGTGCGTGCTCTCGTGCGGCCGGAAGAGGTCCCGCTCTCGGGCTGCTTTGCGCAGCTTCGCAACGAACAGAACGCGGCGATCGTGCGTCTTGCCGACGAACGCCAGATCGTGGTGAACGGGCGCGGTGCCGGCCGCTGGCCGACCGCCGAATCGGTCTTCGCCGATTTGCTCGAAATCGCCGGGGAACGTTTCGACCCGGAAGATGTGCACGACCGTGTTCGTACACACGCCAGAGCGCACGGCGTTGCCGCGAGGTTCGCGCAAGGGCCTCAACGCGAAGCCGCACCCGCACTGGGCGGCGCGCCGCTGCCGGCGCCGCGTCCGGGAGTCAATCGGTGA
- a CDS encoding PLP-dependent transferase, which yields MTLHIHTKLVHPATDGLQHKPTVTPIYLSATFEQESATEFGEFDYSRSGNPTRQVLESQLAELEGAKRAFAFSSGVAAIAAVTRFLKPGEEILAANDLYGGTQRIFSTILPDRGVDVRYCNASNVDRFLAAASLETKLIYFEPVGNPMLTIYDVRAIAEAARRRGILTAADNTLLTPLNLRPLDLGVDIVIHSATKYIGGHSDVTAGVVAVNRDDLADHLYRTQNGEGSALAPFDCYNLERGLRTLALRLERQQENARKIAEHLAGVAGLQQVRYPTLASHSGRDILANQCTSKHAGGGALVCFETGSVETSRRIVEALKLFAIRVSFGTVSSSASLPFYMSHASVPESERERHALPRDLVRLSIGIEHIDDLIQDLDCALREAGIGRQREPKAIEAVAIKSTVKARYETAEVPEIVVPIQSVVEVVS from the coding sequence GTGACGCTGCACATTCACACCAAGCTCGTACATCCGGCCACGGACGGCTTGCAGCACAAGCCGACCGTGACACCGATCTACCTGTCCGCCACGTTTGAACAGGAATCCGCGACGGAGTTCGGCGAATTCGACTACTCCCGCAGCGGAAATCCGACGCGGCAGGTTCTTGAATCGCAGCTCGCCGAACTCGAGGGCGCCAAGCGGGCGTTCGCGTTTTCCAGCGGAGTCGCTGCGATCGCCGCGGTGACTCGTTTCCTCAAGCCCGGAGAGGAGATTCTCGCCGCGAACGATCTCTACGGCGGAACGCAGCGCATTTTCTCGACGATTCTGCCGGATCGCGGCGTCGACGTTCGCTATTGCAATGCTTCGAACGTGGACCGTTTTCTCGCCGCGGCGTCACTCGAAACCAAGCTCATCTACTTCGAGCCGGTCGGCAACCCGATGCTCACAATCTACGACGTTCGAGCCATCGCGGAAGCGGCGCGGCGGAGAGGAATCCTGACCGCGGCGGACAATACGCTGCTCACGCCGCTGAATCTCCGTCCGCTCGATCTGGGCGTGGACATCGTGATCCACTCCGCCACCAAGTACATCGGCGGGCACAGCGATGTGACTGCCGGCGTTGTCGCGGTGAACCGCGACGATCTGGCCGACCACCTCTATCGCACTCAGAACGGTGAAGGGAGCGCGCTCGCGCCCTTTGACTGCTACAACCTCGAACGAGGCCTGCGCACGCTCGCGCTCAGGCTCGAGCGTCAGCAGGAAAACGCGAGGAAAATCGCGGAGCACCTGGCGGGCGTTGCCGGATTGCAGCAGGTTCGCTACCCGACGCTGGCGTCGCATTCGGGGCGAGACATTCTCGCGAATCAGTGCACGTCCAAGCACGCGGGGGGCGGAGCTCTGGTGTGCTTCGAGACAGGGTCGGTCGAAACTTCGCGTCGGATTGTCGAGGCGTTGAAGTTATTCGCGATCCGCGTGAGCTTTGGCACGGTTTCGTCGTCGGCCAGCTTGCCGTTCTACATGTCGCACGCGAGTGTTCCGGAGAGTGAACGGGAGCGTCACGCGCTGCCGCGCGATCTGGTGCGGCTTTCCATCGGCATCGAGCACATCGACGATCTCATCCAGGACCTCGACTGCGCGCTGCGGGAAGCGGGGATCGGCAGGCAACGCGAGCCGAAAGCGATCGAAGCGGTCGCGATCAAATCGACCGTGAAGGCGCGATACGAGACAGCGGAAGTTCCCGAAATTGTCGTCCCGATTCAATCTGTCGTCGAGGTGGTCTCATGA
- a CDS encoding aspartate-semialdehyde dehydrogenase: MIPSDCPIVVVGATGAVGREALSILESRNHPAKQIRAVASARSAGSSIPYSGGNLTVTEAGPASFAGSRVALFCATSDTARALAPIARAAGCAVVDNSSAFRADPGVPLVVPEVNGEEVVRASQPALVANPNCSTILMLVALEPIRRRFGIERIVVSTYQAVSGAGAAAIVELQTQAADMLAGRAPQAKVFAEPCAFNVFSHNSTMDEATGLNGEEKKMIGETRRIWNDPDVEVSPMCVRVPVIRAHSESVAVTLSSPASEGEVRAAFEGARGVCLIDDRKANKFPTPLQASGTDTVFVGRLRADPGSNRDAQGRTRHHCLFLSGDQLRKGAALNAIQIADLLFRK; this comes from the coding sequence ATGATTCCGTCCGATTGTCCGATCGTTGTGGTGGGGGCGACCGGCGCGGTCGGGCGCGAGGCTCTCTCGATTCTTGAGTCGCGAAATCATCCGGCGAAGCAGATTCGCGCCGTTGCGTCGGCGCGCTCCGCTGGTTCGTCCATTCCGTATTCCGGCGGAAACCTGACCGTGACGGAAGCAGGGCCGGCGAGCTTTGCCGGTTCAAGGGTTGCTCTGTTCTGTGCGACGTCGGATACGGCCCGTGCTTTGGCGCCGATCGCGCGTGCCGCGGGATGTGCAGTCGTGGACAATTCCTCGGCCTTTCGCGCGGATCCCGGCGTGCCGCTGGTGGTGCCCGAAGTGAACGGTGAGGAAGTCGTCCGGGCGTCGCAGCCGGCGCTCGTCGCCAACCCGAACTGCTCGACGATTCTCATGCTGGTCGCGCTCGAACCGATTCGCCGGAGATTCGGGATCGAGCGCATCGTCGTTTCGACGTATCAGGCTGTGTCGGGCGCTGGCGCCGCGGCAATCGTCGAACTCCAGACTCAGGCCGCGGACATGCTTGCCGGCCGCGCGCCGCAAGCCAAGGTGTTTGCAGAGCCGTGCGCGTTCAACGTGTTTAGCCACAACTCCACCATGGATGAGGCGACGGGCCTGAATGGCGAAGAAAAGAAAATGATCGGCGAGACTCGGCGCATCTGGAACGATCCAGACGTGGAGGTCTCGCCGATGTGCGTGCGTGTGCCCGTCATTCGCGCCCATTCCGAATCGGTCGCCGTGACCCTTTCCTCGCCCGCTTCGGAAGGCGAAGTTCGAGCGGCGTTCGAGGGCGCCAGGGGTGTTTGCCTCATCGATGATCGGAAAGCAAACAAGTTCCCGACACCGCTGCAGGCATCTGGTACGGACACGGTCTTTGTCGGTCGGTTGCGCGCCGATCCGGGATCGAACCGGGATGCACAGGGCCGGACGCGTCATCACTGCCTTTTTCTTTCGGGCGATCAGCTCCGCAAAGGGGCAGCGCTCAACGCGATTCAGATCGCGGACTTGCTGTTCCGCAAGTGA
- a CDS encoding radical SAM protein has product MSNLYTPPPLVPHADPLDAGFLTAVASGTARLGPDQALELFRRSPLAMLGRYADASCRRLHGDSFRTYVIDRNINYTNVCNAKCTFCAFRRDGHEADAYTLEYEVLLQKVGELSAIGGTQILMQGGMNPDLPFDWYLDLLYAIKERYPHIHVHGFSPPEFIEFVHFFDPPGKNLEEKIRWVMVRLRDAGLDSVPGGGGEIFANPVRRKIGLGKCDAESWLTVMYVAHSLGMFTSATMMFGHIEGYADRIHHIMLVREWQDRALREFGGELAKPDSSIDTPAPQIHSKYANGWRRPERRRASAGGGHYKAFISWPFQRENTPLGRVRDWGVNEAELKSEFPGDLLARAFEWGKNADVDHKSVQGAEEFGRRVRMSGSTDYLRTQALSRLMLDNIYSIGSSWVTMGPHIGQVALSYGANDMGSVMMEENVVSSAGTTYCLDEAVLCRLIRGAGFIPAQRDNVYDMLRVHSSASAPDLSVTDWSMHRARKMHQEAPREKKVALQVQVKSRSGELEPAR; this is encoded by the coding sequence ATGAGCAACCTCTACACCCCGCCCCCGCTCGTTCCTCACGCCGACCCTCTCGACGCGGGGTTTCTGACCGCGGTTGCTTCTGGGACAGCCAGGCTCGGCCCGGACCAGGCTCTCGAGCTCTTCCGGCGCTCGCCATTGGCCATGCTCGGGCGCTACGCCGACGCGAGTTGCCGGCGTCTCCACGGCGACTCTTTCCGGACGTATGTGATTGACCGGAACATCAATTACACAAACGTCTGCAACGCCAAATGCACGTTCTGCGCGTTCCGCCGCGACGGACACGAGGCCGATGCGTACACGCTTGAGTATGAGGTGCTTCTCCAGAAAGTCGGCGAATTGTCCGCCATCGGCGGCACCCAGATCCTGATGCAAGGAGGCATGAACCCCGATTTGCCATTCGACTGGTACCTCGATCTGCTCTACGCGATCAAGGAACGCTACCCGCACATCCACGTGCACGGATTCAGCCCGCCCGAATTCATCGAGTTTGTTCACTTCTTTGATCCGCCCGGCAAGAACCTGGAGGAGAAGATCCGCTGGGTCATGGTCCGACTGCGTGATGCCGGCCTCGACAGCGTTCCGGGAGGCGGCGGCGAAATCTTCGCGAATCCGGTGCGTCGCAAGATCGGGCTAGGAAAGTGCGACGCGGAGAGTTGGCTCACGGTGATGTATGTGGCGCACTCGCTCGGCATGTTCACGAGCGCGACGATGATGTTCGGACACATCGAGGGATACGCCGACCGCATCCATCACATAATGCTGGTGCGTGAGTGGCAGGATCGCGCACTGCGGGAATTCGGCGGCGAATTGGCCAAACCCGATTCCTCGATCGACACGCCGGCGCCGCAGATCCATTCGAAGTACGCGAACGGATGGCGCCGCCCCGAACGCCGGAGGGCAAGCGCCGGCGGCGGGCACTACAAGGCGTTTATTTCGTGGCCGTTCCAGCGCGAGAACACGCCATTGGGTCGCGTAAGAGACTGGGGAGTGAACGAAGCCGAACTCAAATCCGAGTTCCCCGGCGACCTTCTCGCTCGCGCGTTTGAGTGGGGCAAGAACGCGGATGTGGATCACAAGTCGGTTCAGGGCGCGGAAGAATTCGGCCGACGCGTGCGCATGAGCGGCAGCACCGACTACCTGCGCACGCAGGCGCTCAGCCGCCTGATGCTCGACAACATTTATTCGATCGGTAGTTCGTGGGTCACCATGGGCCCGCACATCGGGCAAGTCGCGCTCTCGTACGGCGCGAACGACATGGGCAGCGTGATGATGGAAGAAAACGTGGTCAGCAGCGCCGGCACGACCTATTGCCTCGATGAGGCGGTGCTCTGTCGCCTGATCCGCGGGGCAGGCTTCATTCCGGCGCAGCGCGACAATGTGTACGACATGCTGCGCGTGCACTCATCCGCGAGCGCACCGGATCTTTCGGTTACCGACTGGTCCATGCATCGCGCACGAAAAATGCACCAGGAAGCCCCGCGCGAGAAAAAGGTGGCGCTCCAGGTTCAGGTCAAATCCCGCTCGGGCGAACTCGAACCCGCCCGCTAG
- a CDS encoding tyrosine recombinase, translating to MLCSRRIRYSDDLQDQMGRRHGQLGSEFREAKEARPRARKKAPSAELPRELDAARDNFLVYLRIERGMSRATLEAYGRDLGELLTELAARGVGTVRAITTQHLIDHLARLKSERKMEGSSVSRHLATIRVFFRWLHANARIDRNPSDSLDPPTRWKRLPECLSIQQVRSLIESPRPPKEVDGSPPLWLRDRAILEMLYSSGLRATEISTITLRSVDPAIGGVLVTGKGNKQRLVPIGMPARRVLDEYLKECRPKLLQPDGRDKGRVFLSRSGGPIERVALWQIVRKHAAAAGLRDVHPHMLRHSFATHMLVGGADLRVLQEMLGHADIATTQIYTHVDRSHLKVVHAKFHPRERSARPADSGSPRSRSAS from the coding sequence ATGTTGTGTTCACGCCGGATTCGATATTCTGACGATCTTCAGGACCAGATGGGACGCCGGCACGGCCAACTCGGATCTGAATTTCGTGAAGCGAAGGAAGCCAGACCGCGCGCTCGAAAGAAAGCGCCCAGTGCGGAATTGCCGCGCGAGCTCGACGCGGCACGCGACAACTTTCTCGTGTATTTGCGCATCGAGCGCGGCATGAGCCGCGCCACGCTCGAGGCATACGGACGCGACCTGGGCGAACTCCTGACCGAGCTTGCAGCGAGAGGCGTCGGGACTGTTCGCGCGATCACCACCCAGCATCTCATCGATCACCTCGCGAGGCTCAAGTCTGAACGCAAGATGGAGGGTTCTTCGGTTTCTCGCCACCTCGCGACCATCCGTGTGTTCTTCCGCTGGCTTCACGCCAACGCCCGGATCGATCGCAATCCGTCCGACTCGCTCGATCCCCCCACCCGCTGGAAGAGACTGCCCGAGTGCCTCTCGATTCAGCAGGTGCGTTCGTTGATCGAATCGCCGCGGCCGCCGAAAGAAGTTGACGGCTCGCCTCCGCTATGGCTGCGCGATCGCGCCATTCTCGAGATGCTGTACAGCAGCGGGCTGCGCGCAACCGAGATTTCCACCATCACGCTGCGATCAGTGGATCCCGCGATCGGCGGCGTGCTCGTCACCGGAAAAGGCAATAAGCAGCGGCTCGTGCCGATCGGAATGCCGGCGCGTCGCGTGCTCGATGAGTACTTGAAGGAGTGTCGGCCGAAGTTGCTGCAACCAGACGGGCGCGACAAAGGGCGCGTTTTTCTCTCCCGTTCCGGCGGCCCCATCGAGCGCGTCGCGCTCTGGCAGATCGTTCGCAAACACGCGGCGGCGGCAGGTCTCCGCGATGTTCATCCGCACATGCTCCGGCACAGTTTCGCGACGCACATGCTCGTCGGCGGCGCCGACCTCCGCGTGCTGCAGGAGATGCTCGGCCACGCCGACATCGCGACGACACAGATATACACGCACGTCGATCGATCGCACCTCAAAGTGGTGCACGCCAAGTTCCACCCGCGCGAACGCTCGGCGCGACCGGCCGACTCCGGATCGCCGCGTTCACGCTCGGCCTCGTAG
- a CDS encoding flagellin → MGRINTNVQSLIAQRVLGQNQTGLSTSLERLSTGLRINSGKDDPAGLIASNNLSAEIAGKNAAVANANRADQVVNIAAGGITEVSSLLTQLQGLVTASSSAAGISESEKQANQLQIDSILQTIDRISSSTSFQGVRLLNGNFDFKTSAVASGVSDYKINAAKFNGSTNVDVLVTASAHKGGMFLSFGASSIDTGTGSQFTIEVGGAAGTRQLTFSSSTSLTNIAAAINSFTSITGAKATVSGTGIRLDATDFGSANYASLRVVDAGNIANSGQEGVYALNSTNDAVANTTRVSTFANASNTITKKGADVTATINGISTTATGKTARVNTDFLDVEVTLSDTQSQTLGAVGSHAFSIIGGGASFQLNGNVDIGGKVSIGIQSVETTKLGTQALGYLNSLASGKANNVVSGSTDNAQKVIAAAILQTSSLAGRLGAFQSNTIGSTVRSLGVAVENSTAAQSIIRDADFASETAKLTRNQILVNASTNILGVANQSPQAALQLLG, encoded by the coding sequence ATGGGACGGATTAATACAAACGTTCAGTCGCTGATTGCTCAGCGGGTGCTCGGCCAAAACCAGACAGGCCTGTCCACCTCGCTCGAGCGACTCTCGACGGGTCTTCGCATCAACAGCGGCAAGGATGATCCTGCCGGCTTGATCGCGAGCAACAACCTCAGCGCCGAAATCGCGGGCAAGAACGCCGCGGTCGCGAACGCCAACCGCGCCGACCAGGTGGTGAACATTGCCGCTGGCGGCATCACCGAGGTGTCGAGCCTTTTGACGCAGCTGCAGGGTCTGGTCACGGCCAGCTCCAGCGCCGCGGGCATCTCCGAGTCAGAAAAGCAGGCGAACCAGCTTCAGATCGACTCGATTCTCCAGACCATCGACCGCATCTCGAGCAGCACGTCCTTTCAGGGTGTGCGCCTCCTGAACGGCAACTTTGATTTCAAGACATCCGCCGTCGCTTCGGGCGTGTCGGACTACAAGATCAACGCCGCGAAGTTCAACGGCAGCACGAACGTGGACGTTCTCGTCACCGCATCGGCGCACAAAGGCGGTATGTTCCTGTCGTTCGGCGCTTCGTCGATCGACACGGGCACGGGCAGCCAGTTCACCATCGAAGTCGGTGGTGCGGCGGGCACGCGTCAGCTCACGTTCAGCAGCTCGACGAGCCTGACCAACATCGCCGCGGCGATTAACAGCTTCACGAGCATCACCGGCGCGAAAGCGACCGTCTCGGGCACGGGCATCCGTCTCGACGCGACCGACTTCGGCAGCGCGAACTACGCCAGCCTCCGCGTCGTCGACGCCGGCAACATCGCCAACAGCGGTCAGGAAGGCGTGTACGCTCTGAATTCGACCAACGACGCCGTCGCCAACACGACTCGCGTCAGCACCTTCGCCAACGCGAGCAACACCATCACCAAGAAGGGTGCCGACGTCACCGCGACGATCAACGGCATCTCCACCACCGCGACCGGTAAGACGGCCCGCGTGAACACCGACTTCCTCGACGTCGAAGTGACGCTGAGCGACACCCAGTCTCAGACGCTGGGCGCGGTCGGAAGCCACGCGTTCTCGATCATCGGCGGCGGCGCTTCGTTCCAGCTCAACGGCAACGTGGACATCGGCGGCAAGGTGTCGATCGGCATCCAGTCGGTCGAGACCACCAAGCTCGGCACGCAGGCTCTTGGCTACCTGAACAGCCTCGCCTCGGGCAAGGCCAACAACGTGGTCAGCGGCAGCACCGACAACGCTCAGAAGGTCATCGCCGCGGCGATCCTTCAGACCTCGTCGCTCGCCGGCCGCTTGGGCGCCTTCCAGTCGAACACGATCGGTTCGACGGTCCGCAGCCTGGGCGTGGCCGTGGAAAACTCGACTGCAGCTCAGTCGATCATCCGCGACGCCGACTTCGCGAGTGAGACGGCGAAACTAACCCGCAACCAGATCCTGGTCAATGCCTCGACCAACATTCTGGGTGTCGCGAACCAGTCGCCTCAGGCCGCTCTTCAGCTCCTCGGCTAA